One part of the Phycisphaerae bacterium genome encodes these proteins:
- the pth gene encoding aminoacyl-tRNA hydrolase, translated as MKLIVGLGNPGGKYEHTRHNVGFRTVDELSRRWQIEVTRGRFSGLCGSGSIRDHKVLLLKPMTYMNLSGRSVREALTFHKLSRGDLLVVLDDMALPLGRLRLRPGGSAGGHNGLISVIEQAGGEDFARLRIGIESVEGSRMVNHVLGEFTAVEQPRVEQAIARAADAVECWLTEGIDSAMNRFNRPEE; from the coding sequence ATGAAACTCATCGTGGGCCTGGGCAACCCGGGCGGGAAATACGAGCATACCCGGCACAACGTCGGGTTTCGGACGGTCGACGAGCTGTCCCGCCGCTGGCAAATCGAGGTGACCCGCGGTCGTTTCAGCGGCCTGTGCGGCAGCGGTTCGATCCGGGACCACAAGGTGCTTCTGCTCAAGCCGATGACCTACATGAATCTCAGCGGGCGCTCGGTGCGGGAGGCCCTGACGTTTCACAAGCTGTCACGGGGCGACCTGCTGGTGGTGCTGGACGACATGGCTCTCCCGTTGGGTCGGCTTCGGCTCAGGCCCGGGGGCTCGGCGGGGGGACACAACGGGTTGATCAGCGTGATCGAGCAGGCGGGCGGCGAGGATTTCGCCCGACTGAGGATCGGTATCGAATCCGTGGAAGGCAGCCGGATGGTGAACCATGTGCTCGGCGAGTTCACGGCGGTGGAACAACCGCGGGTCGAGCAGGCCATTGCCCGGGCGGCCGACGCGGTGGAGTGTTGGCTCACTGAAGGTATTGACAGTGCGATGAACAGATTCAATCGTCCCGAGGAGTGA
- a CDS encoding 50S ribosomal protein L25, with product MEIAQLKAETRQGVGSAVARRLRKAGKLPAVLYGHGQRPENLVVSAHDVQNLLEHKTHVLELLVGSGKQQVLIKDVQFDHLGLKPIHVDFARVSMTERVEVSVPLDYRGTPVGVTEGGTFDAAIVDIEIECLVTEIPESIRVNVADLKIGDFLHVKDLVLPEGVKPVTPGETIICSVRAKAAEEEVVAAAEAEEGPAEPEIIGRKEKAPEQEEESESK from the coding sequence ATGGAGATAGCACAACTGAAAGCTGAGACAAGGCAAGGCGTCGGGTCGGCGGTGGCCCGTCGTCTTCGAAAGGCGGGAAAGCTTCCGGCCGTCCTGTATGGGCACGGACAGCGACCGGAGAACCTGGTCGTGTCAGCTCACGATGTTCAGAATCTGCTGGAGCACAAGACCCACGTACTTGAGCTGCTCGTCGGAAGCGGCAAGCAGCAGGTTCTGATCAAGGACGTGCAGTTTGACCACCTCGGACTGAAACCCATTCATGTGGATTTTGCCCGCGTGAGTATGACCGAGCGCGTGGAGGTGTCCGTGCCTTTGGATTACCGCGGCACGCCCGTGGGCGTGACCGAGGGCGGGACGTTCGACGCCGCGATCGTCGACATCGAGATCGAATGCCTGGTCACCGAGATCCCCGAATCCATCCGCGTGAACGTGGCCGACCTCAAGATCGGCGATTTCTTGCACGTGAAGGATCTTGTCTTACCCGAGGGGGTCAAGCCCGTCACGCCGGGCGAAACCATCATCTGTTCGGTGAGGGCCAAGGCCGCAGAGGAAGAGGTCGTTGCCGCGGCGGAGGCGGAGGAAGGTCCGGCTGAGCCGGAAATCATCGGTCGCAAGGAAAAGGCGCCTGAGCAAGAGGAGGAATCGGAGTCGAAGTGA
- the dnaB gene encoding replicative DNA helicase, whose amino-acid sequence MTAEPASTLSTSTSDVRPAPGLPVRVPPQDIEAERGLLGSMLLNREAIGDVLPIIGQNSERFYRPDHRKLFNVLIEMYDRGDPIDLVTVRNELERRGLLKEVGDVDYLVQLAESVPSHLHAEHYARLVVDKAMLRDLIGAAGQVIEEAHNHRQEAKEILDRAEQLLFHVTDQRVSEQAEPIRRLLEETFHQIEAREGHYITGLPTGFIELDDMLSGLQKGEMIIVAARPSMGKTAFGLNVAEYVATRERKPVVFFSMEMSRQAVAQRLLCARARVDSHRLRRGMLSSDDLQRLTEACDGLAEAPLLIDDTPGMSVLELRAKTRRLVKRFAVEAVFVDYLQLMRAPNRTESRQQEVSEISRGLKALARELNIPVVVMAQLNRNPEQRTGNRPRMSDLRESGAIEQDADVIMLLHREEYYQKENPNPEIQGLAEVIVDKQRNGPTGIVKLFFNQRLTRFDNLAAGQEPSYVATAGYDSFAEYQSETSPPDYDEHVGRSLPAADEESAPF is encoded by the coding sequence ATGACCGCGGAACCGGCGTCGACGCTCTCGACCTCAACCTCTGATGTCCGGCCGGCGCCCGGTTTGCCCGTTCGGGTGCCGCCCCAGGATATTGAGGCGGAGAGGGGGCTTCTCGGTTCGATGTTGCTGAACCGCGAGGCGATCGGGGATGTTCTGCCGATCATCGGGCAGAACTCCGAACGATTCTACCGTCCCGACCACCGCAAGCTCTTCAACGTATTGATCGAGATGTACGACCGGGGCGACCCGATCGACCTGGTGACCGTTCGCAACGAGCTTGAGCGGCGGGGGTTGCTCAAGGAGGTCGGCGACGTCGACTACCTCGTCCAGTTGGCCGAATCGGTGCCGTCGCACCTGCACGCCGAGCATTACGCCCGCCTGGTGGTCGACAAGGCCATGCTGCGCGACTTGATCGGCGCGGCGGGGCAGGTGATCGAGGAGGCTCACAACCACCGCCAGGAGGCGAAGGAGATCCTCGATCGCGCCGAGCAGCTCCTCTTTCACGTGACCGACCAGCGGGTCAGCGAGCAGGCCGAGCCTATTCGTCGATTGCTGGAGGAGACTTTCCACCAGATCGAGGCCCGCGAAGGGCACTACATCACCGGCCTTCCGACCGGCTTCATCGAGCTGGATGACATGCTCAGCGGCTTGCAGAAGGGTGAGATGATCATCGTTGCGGCTCGCCCAAGCATGGGCAAGACGGCCTTCGGGCTGAACGTCGCCGAATACGTCGCAACCCGCGAGCGAAAGCCGGTGGTATTCTTCTCGATGGAAATGAGCAGGCAGGCGGTCGCCCAGCGTCTGTTGTGCGCGCGGGCCCGCGTCGATTCGCATAGGTTGCGGCGAGGCATGCTTTCCAGCGACGACCTGCAGCGGCTGACCGAAGCCTGCGACGGTCTGGCCGAGGCTCCGTTGCTGATCGACGACACCCCGGGCATGAGTGTGCTTGAACTGCGGGCCAAGACCCGGCGACTGGTCAAGCGTTTTGCCGTCGAGGCGGTATTCGTGGACTATCTCCAACTTATGCGGGCTCCAAACCGCACCGAGAGCCGCCAGCAGGAGGTTTCCGAGATCAGCCGCGGCCTGAAAGCCCTCGCCCGCGAGCTGAACATTCCGGTCGTGGTCATGGCCCAGCTCAACCGCAATCCCGAGCAGCGCACCGGCAATCGCCCGCGAATGAGCGACCTGCGCGAGTCCGGGGCCATCGAGCAGGACGCCGATGTCATTATGCTTCTGCACCGCGAGGAGTATTACCAGAAAGAAAACCCCAACCCTGAGATTCAGGGGCTGGCCGAGGTTATCGTCGACAAACAGCGAAACGGCCCGACCGGCATCGTCAAGCTGTTCTTCAACCAGCGTCTGACGCGTTTCGACAACCTCGCCGCGGGCCAGGAGCCGTCCTACGTCGCCACCGCCGGTTACGATTCCTTTGCCGAGTATCAGTCGGAGACTTCGCCTCCGGATTACGACGAGCACGTCGGACGTTCATTGCCCGCGGC
- a CDS encoding ribose-phosphate pyrophosphokinase has translation MTYDTQPDFVDCVGDAGLRVFGGTANPLLAQEIADALDVKLGQAKVDRFPDGETIIKLEDDVRGRDCFLVQSTCPPVNENLMELLIFIDCLRRASARRITAVIPYFGYARQDRKAEGRTPITAKLVANLISQAGAHRVLALDLHTDQLQGFFDLPVDHLSAMPVIADHVAGLKLKDCTVVSPDVGNVKQATAYATRLGMELAVIDKRRLGGDSTVAARVIGDVRGKMVLLFDDMITTAGTAVEAIRILRENGAKRFLLAATHPVFAGSAPSRIKAAAVDQVVVTNTIPVREELRKDLPQLTVLSVAPMLAEAIRRIHLNMSVSALFGPKR, from the coding sequence ATGACCTACGACACGCAGCCTGATTTCGTGGATTGCGTTGGAGACGCCGGACTCCGCGTCTTCGGGGGGACGGCTAATCCGCTATTGGCCCAGGAGATTGCCGACGCGCTCGACGTGAAGCTCGGCCAGGCGAAGGTGGACCGCTTCCCCGACGGCGAGACGATCATCAAGCTCGAGGACGATGTTCGGGGACGTGACTGTTTCCTGGTCCAGTCGACCTGCCCGCCGGTCAACGAGAACCTGATGGAGCTGCTGATCTTCATCGACTGTCTGCGGAGGGCCTCCGCGAGGCGCATCACGGCGGTGATCCCGTATTTCGGCTACGCCCGGCAAGACCGCAAGGCCGAGGGAAGAACGCCCATCACCGCCAAGCTGGTGGCCAATCTGATCAGCCAGGCGGGCGCCCACCGCGTACTGGCGCTCGATCTGCACACCGATCAGTTGCAGGGCTTCTTCGACCTGCCGGTGGACCATCTTTCAGCAATGCCGGTCATCGCTGATCACGTTGCGGGCCTGAAGCTGAAGGATTGCACGGTGGTCTCCCCGGACGTCGGCAACGTCAAACAGGCGACTGCCTACGCGACCAGGTTGGGGATGGAACTGGCGGTGATCGACAAGCGGCGACTGGGGGGCGATTCGACAGTGGCGGCCCGCGTCATCGGCGACGTTCGGGGCAAGATGGTTCTGCTGTTTGACGACATGATCACCACCGCGGGAACGGCCGTTGAGGCGATTCGCATTCTGCGCGAGAACGGGGCCAAGCGGTTCCTCCTGGCGGCGACGCATCCGGTTTTCGCCGGTTCGGCGCCCAGCCGGATCAAGGCTGCGGCCGTCGATCAGGTCGTGGTAACGAACACGATTCCGGTCCGTGAGGAGCTGAGAAAAGATTTGCCGCAACTCACGGTGCTCTCAGTGGCCCCGATGCTGGCGGAGGCGATACGCCGGATTCACCTGAATATGTCGGTGAGCGCCCTCTTTGGACCGAAGCGATGA
- a CDS encoding NTP transferase domain-containing protein — protein sequence MSRPTAAIILAAGRSTRMVTDLPKVLHEVCGRPMLAYVVDACRAAGIERIICVVGYQKEAVIQAFRDDRQIIWVEQTEQKGTGHAAMVCRDALADFDGNLVVIAGDMPLVRSQTLALLIQRHEKERSAVTLATAVLDNPTGYGRIIRDEYGNLEGIVEEGDCTPEQRKIREVNPSYYCFDKKLLFTALDQVRPDNVKGEYYITDALEILIKAGHRAVAVTAVPAEDAMGINSRHNLAEVGRIMQDRIQRNLMNSGVTIVDPRTTWIDVRAEIGQDTVIYPFTYINGRVKIGRHCVIGPFAYLRDGTVLKDDVVAGVFIELKNSLLDEGTRARHLSYIGDAEIGKRVNVGAGTIFANFDGKEIHRSYVGSETYIGNGSILVAPLAIEAGRQIPHGSVVRGPESSSRDGGQ from the coding sequence ATGAGCAGACCGACTGCGGCAATCATCTTGGCGGCGGGTCGATCGACCCGAATGGTGACGGACCTTCCGAAGGTGCTTCACGAGGTTTGCGGGCGCCCCATGCTGGCGTACGTGGTCGATGCCTGCCGGGCCGCGGGGATCGAGCGGATCATCTGTGTGGTGGGTTACCAGAAAGAGGCGGTGATCCAGGCTTTCAGGGATGATCGGCAGATCATCTGGGTCGAGCAGACCGAGCAGAAGGGAACCGGTCATGCGGCGATGGTGTGCCGGGACGCCTTGGCCGATTTCGACGGCAACCTGGTGGTTATCGCGGGGGACATGCCGCTGGTTCGCAGTCAGACGCTGGCTCTGCTGATCCAGCGTCACGAGAAAGAGCGATCGGCGGTGACCCTCGCGACGGCCGTGCTCGATAACCCCACGGGTTACGGCCGGATCATCCGGGATGAATATGGGAACCTCGAAGGCATCGTCGAAGAAGGGGATTGCACGCCTGAGCAGCGTAAAATCAGGGAAGTCAATCCAAGTTACTACTGCTTCGACAAGAAGCTGCTTTTCACGGCTCTGGATCAGGTCCGTCCGGACAATGTCAAGGGCGAGTATTACATCACCGACGCGCTGGAGATCCTGATCAAAGCCGGCCATCGGGCCGTGGCGGTGACGGCGGTCCCGGCCGAAGATGCCATGGGCATCAACAGCCGTCACAACCTGGCTGAAGTCGGCCGCATCATGCAGGATCGCATTCAGCGCAACCTGATGAACAGTGGCGTCACCATCGTCGACCCCCGCACGACCTGGATCGATGTTCGGGCGGAGATCGGGCAGGACACGGTCATTTATCCGTTCACCTACATCAACGGGCGGGTCAAGATCGGCAGACACTGCGTGATCGGCCCGTTTGCGTATCTGCGGGACGGGACGGTGCTGAAGGATGACGTCGTGGCCGGTGTGTTCATTGAGCTGAAGAACTCGCTTTTGGACGAGGGCACGCGAGCCAGACACCTGAGTTATATCGGTGATGCCGAGATCGGGAAACGCGTCAACGTGGGCGCGGGCACGATTTTTGCCAACTTCGACGGCAAGGAGATTCACCGCAGCTACGTAGGCAGCGAGACGTATATCGGGAACGGCTCGATCCTGGTCGCTCCGCTGGCCATTGAGGCAGGGCGGCAGATTCCGCACGGTTCGGTGGTCCGGGGCCCCGAAAGTTCAAGTCGTGATGGTGGACAATGA
- the rpsF gene encoding 30S ribosomal protein S6: MLRKYEGMFLFDPVVMSDWEAIQGEINRMFDRAGARVIACAKWDERRLAYEIRGRKRGIYVLTYFEADSSRIADIERDVQLSEAALRCLIVRVDHMTEDEMKEAAAKPASHAAPDDDRSDRSGEGRRSRRRESEVTVPDVTEETPAETEE, from the coding sequence TTGTTGCGAAAATACGAAGGAATGTTCCTGTTTGACCCGGTCGTCATGTCTGACTGGGAGGCCATTCAGGGCGAGATCAACCGCATGTTCGACCGGGCCGGGGCTCGGGTGATTGCCTGCGCGAAGTGGGACGAGCGTCGCCTGGCTTACGAGATCCGCGGGCGAAAACGGGGTATCTATGTCCTGACGTACTTTGAGGCGGATTCGTCGAGGATCGCGGATATCGAGCGCGATGTGCAGCTTTCGGAGGCCGCGCTGCGATGCCTCATTGTGCGGGTTGATCACATGACCGAAGACGAGATGAAGGAGGCCGCCGCCAAGCCGGCGAGTCATGCGGCCCCTGATGACGACCGCAGCGATCGGTCCGGCGAGGGGCGCCGTTCGCGGCGTCGCGAGTCGGAGGTCACGGTGCCGGACGTGACGGAGGAGACGCCTGCCGAAACGGAGGAATGA
- the rplI gene encoding 50S ribosomal protein L9, which produces MKLLLRRDIPKVGLAGEVIEVSEGYARNYLIPNHLGVEPTKANMKRIEEDKRLAEEERRRRRAALEEMAGRMTNVEVTISAACNKEGHLYGSVGPREIAAALRDEGHDVDAKQVQLREPIRQLDSVVVPVLLADDLQVDVKVWVVRETGSIVEEDEEEERRRPEKPGREAHPYDRGTGVDALDLNL; this is translated from the coding sequence ATGAAACTGTTGTTGCGACGCGATATTCCGAAAGTGGGCTTGGCCGGCGAGGTGATCGAGGTCAGTGAGGGCTATGCCCGGAACTACCTGATTCCGAACCACTTGGGCGTTGAGCCGACCAAGGCCAACATGAAACGGATCGAAGAAGACAAGCGCCTGGCCGAGGAGGAACGCCGTCGGCGCCGCGCGGCGCTGGAGGAAATGGCCGGACGTATGACCAATGTTGAGGTGACCATCTCAGCCGCCTGCAACAAGGAGGGCCATCTCTACGGTTCGGTGGGGCCTCGTGAGATTGCCGCGGCCTTGCGCGATGAGGGCCACGACGTGGACGCCAAGCAGGTCCAGTTGCGGGAACCGATTCGCCAGTTGGACAGCGTGGTCGTCCCCGTGCTTCTCGCCGACGACCTCCAGGTTGACGTCAAGGTTTGGGTCGTTCGCGAGACGGGCAGCATTGTCGAGGAGGACGAAGAAGAGGAACGTCGCAGGCCAGAGAAGCCGGGCAGGGAGGCGCACCCATATGACCGCGGAACCGGCGTCGACGCTCTCGACCTCAACCTCTGA
- the ssb gene encoding single-stranded DNA-binding protein produces MASFNRVILAGNLTRDPQLSYTPNNTAVCEFGLAVNRRWRDRDGNQKDEVCFVDVTSYGRQAETINQYMKKGSGILIEGRLRFRQWTSKEGQSRNKLDVVVENFTFLGSGAGAAGRPADRPAASVVEEGPPPDDFGPPVENPDIPF; encoded by the coding sequence ATGGCCAGCTTCAATCGGGTGATCCTCGCGGGTAACCTGACGCGCGATCCGCAGCTTTCCTACACGCCGAACAATACGGCGGTGTGTGAGTTCGGCTTGGCGGTCAATCGCCGGTGGCGGGACCGGGATGGCAACCAGAAAGACGAGGTCTGCTTCGTCGATGTGACTTCATACGGTCGCCAGGCAGAGACCATCAACCAGTACATGAAGAAGGGCAGCGGGATACTGATTGAAGGCCGGTTGCGCTTTCGGCAATGGACCAGCAAGGAAGGACAGAGTCGGAACAAGCTCGATGTAGTGGTAGAGAATTTCACTTTCCTCGGCAGCGGTGCTGGAGCCGCAGGCCGGCCTGCGGACAGACCGGCAGCCAGTGTGGTGGAAGAGGGGCCGCCGCCGGACGATTTCGGCCCGCCGGTGGAAAACCCGGACATCCCGTTCTGA